In Natrinema amylolyticum, the following are encoded in one genomic region:
- a CDS encoding oligosaccharide flippase family protein, whose translation MSDATSVSLGGETIKATAAKFTMAAIGFLGTIVFARVLGPTGFGGYYLLFSLVKIADRAVNGWGTAVKKRYSEADAPSGELIGSQGLFTLVWMALAIAAAIVTSSWLVSYTGLPEAPVLFVLLLFAVTLFEPLDLIVQARGRVGASMWTDTLRSVLTFPIQLGLIVLGFGAAGMAYGLAAATFLTVPILWYFIRTPPAAPTRETVANLWSYARYSIPNSFLGQAYDRFDIILLGYLLAPAAAGHYEVALKLTVPATFVTMAASSGLMARVSHRHSEGETLGTDISNTLSFTSIIAIPMFFGAVAMPERLVVTLFGAEYAAAAALLVGLAAYQIAKTQAGVLTSVLYGIDRPDINTRISAVTLAINVVLGIALTLAYGAIGVVVATAIAETLRYALSAIVIKRELSTVVLFPRTLGEQLAAGLVMFAVIVPVERAATVDHWYQLLAIVALGAAVYGVTLAAISRKLRVTIRGVVRSSRLEF comes from the coding sequence ATGAGTGACGCGACGTCGGTCAGCCTCGGCGGCGAGACGATCAAGGCGACGGCCGCGAAGTTCACGATGGCCGCGATCGGGTTCCTCGGCACGATCGTCTTCGCGCGAGTGCTCGGCCCGACTGGGTTTGGCGGCTACTACCTCCTCTTTTCGCTGGTGAAGATCGCCGACCGGGCGGTCAACGGATGGGGAACGGCGGTGAAAAAGCGATACTCGGAGGCCGACGCCCCGTCGGGGGAGCTGATCGGCAGTCAGGGCCTGTTCACGCTGGTATGGATGGCACTCGCCATCGCCGCGGCGATCGTCACCTCGAGCTGGCTCGTCTCCTACACGGGGCTCCCCGAGGCACCGGTGCTGTTCGTCCTCTTGCTGTTCGCGGTCACGCTCTTCGAGCCGCTGGATCTGATCGTCCAGGCCCGCGGGCGCGTCGGTGCCTCGATGTGGACCGATACGCTTCGATCGGTACTCACCTTCCCGATCCAACTGGGCCTGATCGTCCTCGGGTTCGGCGCGGCGGGAATGGCGTACGGACTCGCCGCCGCGACGTTCCTGACGGTTCCGATTCTCTGGTACTTCATCCGAACGCCGCCGGCCGCTCCGACGCGGGAGACCGTCGCGAATCTCTGGTCGTACGCCAGATACAGCATTCCGAACTCGTTTCTCGGGCAGGCCTACGATCGGTTCGACATCATCCTGCTGGGCTACCTGCTCGCGCCCGCGGCCGCCGGCCACTACGAGGTCGCGCTCAAGCTCACGGTGCCCGCGACGTTCGTGACGATGGCCGCCTCGAGCGGGCTGATGGCCCGCGTGAGCCACCGACACAGCGAGGGCGAGACGCTCGGAACCGACATCTCGAACACCCTCTCCTTTACGAGCATCATCGCGATCCCGATGTTCTTCGGTGCCGTCGCGATGCCGGAGCGACTCGTCGTGACGCTGTTCGGGGCCGAGTACGCCGCGGCCGCGGCGCTCCTCGTCGGACTCGCGGCCTACCAGATCGCGAAGACCCAGGCCGGCGTGCTCACGAGCGTGCTCTACGGGATCGATCGGCCGGACATCAACACTCGGATCTCGGCCGTGACGCTCGCGATCAACGTCGTCCTCGGCATCGCACTGACGCTCGCCTACGGTGCGATCGGCGTCGTCGTCGCGACGGCCATCGCGGAAACGCTCCGCTATGCACTCTCTGCGATCGTGATCAAACGCGAGCTCTCGACGGTCGTCCTGTTCCCGCGGACGCTCGGCGAACAGCTCGCGGCCGGCCTCGTGATGTTCGCCGTGATCGTCCCCGTCGAGCGCGCCGCCACCGTCGATCACTGGTACCAGCTCCTCGCGATCGTCGCGCTGGGCGCGGCGGTCTACGGCGTCACGCTGGCGGCCATCAGCAGAAAGCTCCGCGTCACGATCAGGGGCGTCGTCCGCAGTTCGCGACTCGAGTTCTAG
- a CDS encoding histidine kinase, with protein MSLRSFIDETGVPDRTIAVVSDDTTGPLERMLEETFAEQPVGVESGATIPTDPAVGPQIEDALDAAGDTAVLFEDGRPVAASPMLELYDSILAINSDLFVTGARDIGEIDLPVVLANLDETRLRLRGYPLSDKEKLLLIVVSRYIEQRAWAADGGTLRSAFQRLSRIDDEIGTREVYATLAATDVETHVYGIDDGATVDIDVTVHTGTGSEYRDAWFVVYEPDERPADAADPTSGPVALVCLETEPRTWDGFWTYDPERVAAIGEYVAREL; from the coding sequence GTGAGCCTCCGATCGTTCATCGACGAGACCGGCGTTCCCGACCGGACGATCGCCGTCGTCAGCGATGACACGACGGGCCCCCTCGAGCGAATGCTCGAAGAGACGTTCGCGGAGCAACCGGTCGGCGTCGAATCGGGCGCGACGATCCCGACCGATCCCGCTGTCGGTCCCCAGATTGAGGACGCGCTCGATGCGGCGGGCGATACGGCCGTGCTCTTCGAGGACGGGCGGCCGGTCGCCGCCTCGCCGATGCTCGAGCTATACGATTCGATCCTCGCGATCAACTCCGACCTGTTCGTCACGGGCGCACGCGACATCGGCGAGATCGACCTGCCGGTCGTCCTCGCGAACCTCGATGAGACGCGACTGCGACTCCGCGGCTATCCGCTCTCGGACAAGGAAAAGCTCCTCCTGATCGTCGTCTCCCGATACATCGAACAGCGCGCCTGGGCGGCCGACGGCGGGACGCTTCGCTCGGCGTTCCAGCGCCTCTCGCGTATCGACGACGAGATCGGGACGCGCGAGGTCTACGCCACGCTCGCGGCGACCGACGTCGAGACGCACGTGTACGGGATCGACGACGGCGCGACGGTCGATATCGACGTCACCGTCCACACCGGAACGGGCAGCGAGTACCGGGACGCCTGGTTCGTCGTCTACGAACCGGACGAGCGGCCGGCGGACGCCGCCGATCCGACGAGCGGTCCCGTCGCACTCGTCTGTCTCGAGACCGAGCCCCGGACCTGGGACGGGTTCTGGACGTACGACCCGGAGCGGGTCGCGGCGATCGGCGAGTACGTCGCGCGGGAACTCTAG
- the twy1 gene encoding 4-demethylwyosine synthase TYW1, which yields MSDSANPGADGASRDAEVDGDGDDGGPAQVSSPDYHSENHTAAQTCGWTANAMRGEGKCYKNIFYGIESHRCIQMTPVVRCNERCVFCWRDHKGHSYEMDDVQWDDPEEVVDASIKLQKKLLSGFGGNEEVPREVFEQAMEPRHVAISLDGEPTLYPYLPELIEAFHDRDITTFLVSNGTRPEMLRDCDPTQLYVSVDAPERHTFDQVVGAMEDDAWEKLLETMDVLAEKDETRTVLRTTLVKGENMRNPDWYAGFYQQADPDFIELKAYMHVGHSRGRLDRTAMPEHEEVIEFAEEIREYMPGFDEVMGVPASRVALLSKTKDTWVPKLQKGSEFWERDPVTGD from the coding sequence ATGAGCGACTCCGCGAATCCGGGGGCCGACGGAGCGAGCCGCGACGCCGAGGTCGACGGCGACGGCGACGACGGTGGGCCGGCACAGGTCTCGAGCCCGGACTACCACAGCGAGAATCACACGGCCGCCCAGACCTGCGGCTGGACGGCGAACGCCATGCGCGGCGAGGGGAAGTGTTACAAGAACATCTTCTACGGCATCGAGTCCCACCGCTGCATCCAGATGACGCCGGTCGTCCGGTGTAACGAGCGGTGCGTCTTCTGTTGGCGCGACCACAAGGGCCACTCCTACGAGATGGACGACGTCCAGTGGGACGACCCCGAGGAAGTCGTCGACGCCTCGATCAAACTGCAGAAGAAGCTGCTCTCGGGCTTCGGCGGCAACGAGGAGGTCCCCCGCGAGGTGTTCGAGCAGGCGATGGAGCCCCGCCACGTCGCCATTTCGCTGGACGGCGAGCCGACGCTGTACCCCTACCTCCCCGAACTCATCGAGGCCTTCCACGACCGCGATATCACTACCTTCCTCGTCTCGAACGGCACCCGGCCGGAGATGCTCCGGGACTGCGACCCGACCCAGCTCTACGTCAGCGTCGACGCCCCCGAACGCCACACCTTCGATCAGGTCGTCGGCGCGATGGAGGACGACGCCTGGGAGAAGCTCCTCGAGACGATGGACGTCCTCGCGGAGAAGGACGAGACCCGTACCGTCCTTCGAACGACGCTCGTCAAGGGCGAAAACATGCGGAACCCGGACTGGTACGCGGGGTTCTACCAGCAGGCCGATCCCGACTTCATCGAACTGAAGGCCTACATGCACGTCGGCCACTCGCGGGGCCGTCTCGACCGGACCGCGATGCCCGAACACGAGGAGGTCATCGAGTTCGCCGAGGAGATCCGGGAGTACATGCCCGGATTCGACGAAGTAATGGGAGTTCCGGCCTCCCGCGTCGCCCTGCTCTCGAAGACCAAAGACACGTGGGTCCCGAAGCTGCAGAAGGGAAGCGAGTTCTGGGAGCGCGATCCGGTCACGGGCGACTGA
- a CDS encoding HAD-IIB family hydrolase, protein MTADPPLVLDIDGTLTRPEGWGIDPRVFDPLRKWDAPVVVATGKAFPYPVALCHFVGIPELVVAENGGVVYTGDDVFFTADREAARAVAEEYRAAGYELGWGAEDTVNRWRETEIAVNLEQPLEPLREIAAEYGLEVIDTGYAYHVKDADPNKGEGIATIADHVGFDLADCVAVGDSINDVSTFEAVGRGFAVGNADEAAKAAADEVLDDVHADGTLAVLERVRGDGP, encoded by the coding sequence ATGACAGCCGATCCGCCGCTCGTTCTCGATATCGACGGCACGCTGACCCGCCCCGAAGGCTGGGGGATCGATCCCCGCGTCTTCGATCCGCTGCGCAAGTGGGACGCGCCCGTCGTGGTCGCGACCGGGAAGGCTTTCCCCTACCCCGTCGCCCTCTGTCACTTCGTCGGGATCCCCGAACTCGTCGTCGCCGAGAACGGCGGGGTCGTCTACACCGGCGACGACGTCTTCTTCACCGCCGACCGCGAGGCCGCTCGAGCCGTCGCCGAGGAGTACCGGGCCGCCGGCTACGAGCTCGGCTGGGGCGCGGAAGACACCGTCAACCGCTGGCGGGAGACCGAGATCGCCGTCAACCTGGAGCAACCGCTCGAGCCCCTGCGCGAGATCGCCGCCGAGTACGGCCTCGAGGTGATCGACACCGGCTACGCCTACCACGTCAAGGACGCCGATCCGAACAAGGGCGAGGGGATCGCGACGATCGCCGATCACGTCGGGTTCGACCTCGCGGACTGCGTCGCCGTCGGCGACTCGATCAACGACGTCTCGACCTTCGAGGCCGTCGGTCGCGGGTTCGCCGTCGGAAACGCAGACGAAGCGGCGAAGGCGGCCGCCGACGAGGTGCTCGACGACGTGCACGCCGACGGGACGCTCGCGGTCCTCGAACGAGTTCGAGGCGACGGACCGTAA
- a CDS encoding cyclase family protein, translating into MTGHDHETGPSGDANVDRRNFMRGCGAVAAMAAAGLSVDSVAATGADLRAVLADLPDNWGRWGEDDELGALNFLGSEQAYRGMEAAMRRGPKGIERFTLQLPMTGDTIDVLTGDGDAPTTETGDPLFPGRTPGRRDNTQDARTYAEGEATPDPGGIKYSDDRFVTELFLHGATHMDALGHAWYGDEVYNGYDESVTAQTKEFDRAVPGCVDGEPGEVTETRGHSAADISPLAEAGVAGRGVLLDVGRVQGDDRGWLELGAEVTLEDLRATADAQGVDLRKRDIILFRTGAIERVTDPKAEWDPLNEPGLAFSEELVRWAHEMEIPMIGADNVAVEKVTQTIDGDQYVIPLHGALLRDLGVSLNEVMRLEELAAQCADDGVYDFLFASAPLHVERATGGPVNPVALKATKPEKKRD; encoded by the coding sequence ATGACTGGACACGATCACGAGACCGGTCCGAGCGGTGACGCGAACGTCGATCGACGAAACTTCATGCGGGGGTGCGGTGCGGTCGCGGCGATGGCGGCGGCCGGACTGAGCGTCGATTCCGTCGCGGCGACGGGTGCCGATCTCCGGGCGGTGCTCGCGGACCTGCCGGACAACTGGGGGCGGTGGGGAGAGGACGACGAACTCGGCGCGCTCAACTTCTTGGGAAGCGAACAGGCGTACAGGGGGATGGAGGCGGCGATGCGGCGCGGCCCGAAGGGGATCGAGCGGTTCACGCTCCAGTTGCCGATGACCGGCGACACGATCGACGTTCTCACCGGCGACGGCGACGCGCCGACGACGGAGACCGGCGATCCGCTGTTCCCGGGTCGGACACCGGGGCGTCGCGACAACACGCAGGACGCGAGGACCTACGCCGAGGGCGAGGCCACGCCCGATCCCGGCGGCATCAAGTACTCCGACGACCGGTTCGTCACCGAGCTGTTCCTCCACGGCGCGACCCATATGGACGCGCTGGGCCACGCCTGGTACGGCGACGAGGTCTACAACGGTTACGACGAGTCCGTCACGGCCCAGACGAAGGAGTTCGATCGCGCGGTCCCCGGCTGTGTGGACGGCGAACCCGGTGAGGTGACTGAAACGCGGGGCCACTCGGCCGCCGACATCTCCCCGCTGGCCGAGGCCGGCGTCGCGGGTCGGGGCGTCCTCCTCGACGTCGGTCGCGTGCAGGGCGACGACCGCGGCTGGCTCGAGCTCGGCGCGGAAGTGACGCTCGAGGACCTCCGGGCGACGGCCGACGCCCAGGGGGTCGACCTCCGGAAGCGTGACATTATCCTGTTCCGGACCGGCGCGATCGAGCGCGTCACCGACCCCAAAGCGGAGTGGGACCCGCTGAACGAGCCCGGACTGGCCTTCAGCGAGGAGCTCGTCCGCTGGGCACACGAGATGGAGATCCCGATGATCGGCGCGGACAACGTCGCCGTCGAGAAGGTCACCCAGACCATCGACGGCGATCAGTACGTCATCCCGCTGCACGGCGCGCTCCTTCGCGATCTGGGCGTCTCGCTCAACGAGGTCATGCGCCTCGAGGAACTCGCGGCGCAGTGTGCCGACGACGGGGTCTACGACTTCCTCTTCGCGTCGGCACCGCTGCACGTCGAACGGGCCACGGGCGGTCCGGTCAATCCCGTCGCGCTCAAAGCGACCAAGCCCGAAAAGAAGCGGGACTGA
- the glpK gene encoding glycerol kinase GlpK: MTDNTYVGAVDQGTTGTRFIVFDHEGQVVANAYEKHEQIYPEPGWVEHDPIEIWENTKDVIQRALGQAGVSPDQLEAIGVTNQRETTLLWDADSGRPVHNAIVWQDRRTTDRVERLEEDELVETIRDKTGLEADAYFSATKAEWLLDNADPIKLERSRPEDIRDRAEKGEVLFGTIDTWLIYNLTGEHITEVTNASRTMLYNIHDLEWDDDLLAEFDVPKEMLPEVRPSSDDATYGSTDPDGFLEAEVPVAGALGDQQAALFGQTCFDAGDAKNTYGTGSFFLMNTGNEAVESDHGLLTTIGFQRSGEEVQYALEGSIFITGAAIEWLEDMSLIDNPAQTAELARSVDSTDGVYVVPAFTGLGAPHWDQRARGTIVGMTRGTRREHVVRATLESIAYQTRDVAEAMEADSGIEMTSLKVDGGAVKNNFLCQLQSDIIGSGIVRPVVDETTALGSAYAAGLAVGYWSDPDELRSNWQVDAEFEPEMDPETADRRYDRWSDAVERSRDWARDGEE; this comes from the coding sequence ATGACAGACAATACCTATGTCGGTGCGGTAGACCAAGGGACGACCGGCACGCGCTTCATCGTGTTCGATCACGAGGGGCAAGTCGTCGCGAACGCCTACGAGAAACACGAACAGATATACCCGGAACCCGGCTGGGTCGAGCACGATCCGATAGAGATCTGGGAGAACACCAAAGACGTCATTCAACGGGCGCTCGGGCAGGCAGGGGTCAGCCCCGATCAACTCGAGGCCATCGGCGTGACCAACCAGCGCGAGACGACGCTGCTGTGGGACGCTGATTCGGGCCGGCCGGTCCACAACGCCATCGTCTGGCAGGACCGGCGCACGACCGACCGCGTCGAACGGCTCGAGGAGGACGAACTGGTCGAGACGATCCGCGACAAGACCGGGCTCGAAGCCGACGCCTACTTCTCGGCGACGAAGGCCGAGTGGCTGCTCGACAACGCCGACCCGATCAAACTCGAGCGCTCCCGCCCCGAGGACATCCGCGACCGCGCGGAGAAGGGCGAGGTGCTGTTCGGCACGATCGACACGTGGCTGATCTACAACCTCACCGGTGAGCACATCACCGAGGTGACCAACGCGTCGCGGACGATGCTGTACAACATCCACGACCTCGAGTGGGACGACGACCTCCTCGCGGAGTTCGACGTTCCGAAAGAGATGCTGCCGGAGGTCCGTCCGTCCAGCGATGACGCGACCTACGGGTCGACCGATCCGGACGGCTTCCTCGAGGCCGAGGTGCCGGTCGCAGGTGCGCTCGGCGATCAGCAGGCGGCGCTGTTCGGCCAGACCTGTTTCGACGCCGGCGACGCGAAGAACACCTACGGTACCGGGTCGTTCTTCCTGATGAACACCGGGAACGAGGCCGTCGAATCCGATCACGGGCTCCTGACGACGATCGGCTTCCAGCGCTCGGGCGAGGAGGTCCAGTACGCCCTCGAGGGATCGATCTTCATCACCGGCGCGGCGATCGAGTGGCTCGAGGACATGTCGCTGATCGATAACCCCGCCCAGACGGCGGAACTCGCCCGCAGCGTCGACTCGACGGACGGCGTCTACGTCGTCCCGGCGTTTACCGGACTGGGTGCACCCCACTGGGACCAGCGCGCACGCGGCACTATCGTCGGGATGACCCGGGGAACGCGGCGGGAGCACGTCGTTCGGGCGACCCTCGAGTCGATCGCGTACCAGACTCGAGACGTGGCGGAGGCCATGGAGGCCGATTCCGGCATCGAGATGACGTCGCTGAAGGTCGACGGCGGCGCGGTCAAGAACAACTTCCTCTGTCAGCTCCAGTCCGACATCATCGGCTCGGGGATCGTCCGGCCCGTGGTCGACGAGACGACGGCGCTGGGCTCGGCGTACGCGGCCGGACTCGCCGTCGGGTACTGGAGCGACCCGGACGAGTTGCGGAGCAACTGGCAGGTCGACGCGGAGTTCGAACCGGAGATGGATCCCGAGACGGCCGACCGACGGTACGACCGCTGGTCGGACGCCGTCGAGCGATCGCGCGACTGGGCGCGGGACGGTGAGGAGTGA
- the glpA gene encoding anaerobic glycerol-3-phosphate dehydrogenase subunit GlpA — MARDTEVLVLGGGSTGCGIARDLAMRGLTVTLVERGNLTDGTTGRMHGLLHSGGRYAVSDRASATECIEENEILREIAGHCVEETGGLFVQRPEDSDDYFREKLEGCRECGIPARVLSGREAREVEPYLADDVERAIEVPDGAVDPFRLCVANALDAENHGARVETHAEVVDLLRDGDSIYGVEVRHDSGPGKRTHATPGTTEEITADYVVNATGAWAGQIGAMADLEIEVRPSKGVMTIMNVRQVDTVINRCRPKGDADIVVPHETTAILGTTDEEVADPDDYPEEGWEVDRMIDTLSELIPILSEARTIRSFWGVRPLYEPPGTGTQDPTDITRDFFLLDHADRDGVSGMSSIVGGKFTTYRAMAEEIADHVCEKLGVNASCSTADEPLPGSETIETLEAGMDDFGLRSPVARRSKQRLGSRASEVLETEKPNPVVCQCEGVTRAEIRDAISQSGSDLNAVRIRTRASMGNCQGGFCCQNMANELHPTHDEETVREALDELFQERWKGERHALWGEQLSQAMLNYALHATTMNRDRDPANENGDVDFAAFDGGRSGRTRVDGSRRAD, encoded by the coding sequence ATGGCACGGGATACCGAGGTCCTCGTTCTCGGCGGCGGCTCGACCGGCTGTGGCATCGCCCGCGACCTGGCAATGCGCGGCCTCACGGTCACGCTCGTCGAGCGGGGGAACCTCACGGACGGAACGACCGGGCGGATGCACGGCCTGTTACACAGCGGGGGGCGGTACGCCGTTTCCGACCGGGCCAGCGCGACGGAGTGTATCGAGGAAAACGAGATCCTTCGGGAGATCGCCGGTCACTGCGTCGAGGAGACCGGCGGCCTGTTCGTCCAGCGACCCGAGGACTCGGACGACTACTTCCGGGAGAAACTCGAGGGCTGCCGGGAGTGTGGGATTCCCGCCCGCGTCCTCTCGGGGCGGGAGGCCCGCGAGGTCGAACCGTATCTCGCGGACGACGTCGAGCGAGCGATCGAGGTCCCCGACGGCGCGGTCGACCCGTTCCGGCTCTGCGTTGCGAACGCACTCGACGCCGAAAATCACGGTGCGCGGGTCGAGACCCACGCCGAAGTGGTGGACCTCTTACGCGACGGCGACAGCATCTACGGCGTCGAGGTCCGCCACGACTCCGGGCCGGGCAAGCGCACGCACGCTACCCCAGGCACCACGGAGGAGATCACCGCCGACTACGTCGTCAACGCGACCGGCGCGTGGGCGGGCCAGATCGGCGCGATGGCGGACCTCGAGATCGAGGTCCGGCCCTCCAAGGGCGTCATGACGATCATGAACGTCCGGCAGGTCGACACCGTGATCAACCGCTGCCGGCCGAAGGGCGACGCGGACATCGTCGTCCCCCACGAGACGACGGCCATCCTCGGGACGACTGACGAGGAGGTCGCCGATCCGGACGACTACCCCGAGGAGGGATGGGAGGTCGATCGGATGATCGACACCCTCTCGGAACTGATCCCGATCCTCTCCGAGGCCCGAACGATCCGCTCGTTCTGGGGCGTGCGCCCGCTGTACGAGCCGCCGGGGACCGGCACGCAGGACCCGACGGACATCACGCGGGACTTCTTCCTGCTCGATCACGCCGACCGCGACGGCGTCTCGGGGATGTCCAGCATCGTCGGCGGCAAGTTCACCACCTACCGGGCGATGGCCGAGGAGATCGCCGACCACGTCTGCGAGAAGTTGGGCGTGAACGCGTCCTGTTCGACCGCGGACGAGCCCTTGCCGGGCAGCGAAACCATCGAAACCCTCGAGGCGGGGATGGACGACTTCGGCCTCCGATCGCCGGTGGCTCGTCGGAGCAAACAACGACTGGGGAGCCGGGCGAGCGAGGTCCTCGAGACCGAGAAGCCGAATCCGGTCGTCTGCCAGTGCGAGGGCGTGACCCGCGCGGAGATCCGGGACGCGATCTCACAGTCCGGCTCGGACCTGAACGCGGTCCGCATCCGGACGCGGGCCTCGATGGGGAACTGCCAGGGCGGCTTCTGCTGCCAGAATATGGCGAACGAACTCCACCCCACGCACGACGAGGAGACGGTCCGCGAGGCGCTGGACGAACTCTTTCAGGAGCGCTGGAAGGGCGAGCGCCACGCCCTGTGGGGCGAACAGCTCTCGCAGGCGATGCTCAACTACGCGCTCCACGCGACGACGATGAACCGTGATCGCGATCCCGCGAACGAGAACGGCGACGTCGACTTCGCGGCGTTCGACGGCGGCCGGAGCGGGCGGACTCGCGTCGACGGCTCTCGGAGGGCCGACTGA
- the glpB gene encoding glycerol-3-phosphate dehydrogenase subunit GlpB — translation MAIEDDVLVIGGGIAGATAALAAAERDVQVRIVSYKQSTLRNASGLIDVLGYTPAGDGPLADPFEALAALPEGHPYERVGSEAVREALAFFDEIAGDAYQGSHTDANALVPTHGGTVKPTARYPTSTAAGLASDDRDALLVGFETLPDFEAPLAASHLEATGAPFAARGVTVRFPGIVRDDAKITRYAHLLDHDEAVETADETRAGEPTAREALAETVRSHLADEARVGFPAILGDDRADAVRADLADRLGVDVFEVPMGPPSLPGMRLEDLLYEALEAAGVRVTTGVPVVEYETDDAEASATGPERIDRVIVDRNGAEIPHRADQYVLATGGLVGKGVRSERERVFEPIFDCHVPHAADRYDWFVDDVFGDQPYARFGLPVDRDLRPLDAVDDPEFSNLRAAGAVLGGYDFAAEKSGSGVSLATGYVAGRRAAEGCR, via the coding sequence ATGGCGATCGAGGACGACGTGCTCGTCATCGGCGGCGGCATCGCCGGGGCAACCGCCGCGCTCGCCGCTGCAGAGCGGGACGTGCAAGTGCGAATCGTCTCGTATAAGCAGAGCACGCTCCGCAACGCCAGTGGACTGATCGACGTGCTGGGCTACACGCCGGCGGGCGACGGGCCGCTCGCGGACCCCTTCGAGGCGCTCGCGGCCCTCCCCGAGGGCCACCCCTACGAGCGCGTGGGGAGCGAGGCGGTCCGCGAGGCCCTCGCCTTCTTCGACGAGATCGCGGGCGACGCGTACCAAGGCTCGCACACGGACGCCAACGCGCTCGTCCCGACCCACGGCGGGACGGTCAAGCCAACGGCGCGGTATCCGACGTCGACCGCGGCCGGGCTGGCAAGCGACGACCGCGACGCCCTGCTCGTCGGCTTCGAGACGCTGCCGGACTTCGAGGCTCCGCTGGCGGCGTCGCACCTCGAGGCGACCGGTGCCCCCTTCGCGGCCCGCGGCGTGACGGTTCGGTTCCCCGGTATCGTCCGGGACGACGCGAAGATCACGCGGTACGCGCACCTGCTCGATCACGATGAGGCCGTCGAGACGGCAGACGAAACGCGAGCGGGCGAGCCCACCGCTCGCGAGGCCCTCGCCGAGACCGTCCGGAGCCACCTCGCGGACGAGGCCCGCGTCGGCTTCCCCGCGATCCTCGGTGACGACCGCGCCGACGCGGTCAGGGCCGACCTCGCGGACCGGCTCGGCGTCGACGTCTTCGAGGTCCCGATGGGGCCGCCGAGCCTGCCCGGAATGCGACTCGAGGACCTGCTCTACGAGGCGCTCGAGGCGGCGGGTGTTCGCGTGACGACGGGCGTCCCCGTGGTCGAGTACGAGACCGACGACGCGGAGGCGAGCGCGACCGGCCCGGAACGGATCGATCGCGTCATCGTCGACCGCAACGGGGCCGAGATTCCCCACCGCGCCGATCAGTACGTGCTCGCGACGGGCGGACTGGTCGGCAAGGGCGTCCGGTCCGAGCGCGAACGGGTATTCGAACCGATCTTCGACTGTCACGTCCCCCACGCCGCGGACCGCTACGACTGGTTCGTCGACGACGTCTTCGGCGACCAGCCCTACGCGCGGTTCGGCCTGCCGGTCGACCGCGACCTCAGACCGCTCGACGCCGTCGACGACCCGGAGTTTTCGAATCTGCGCGCGGCGGGTGCGGTACTCGGCGGCTACGACTTCGCCGCGGAGAAGTCCGGGAGCGGCGTCTCGCTGGCGACGGGCTACGTCGCCGGCCGGCGCGCCGCGGAGGGCTGCCGATGA